In a single window of the bacterium genome:
- a CDS encoding cache domain-containing protein: protein MKIAAITYFEPWDWVIGAGSYTEDFNAAANEASAALAAVQRWSLWGGLFILLVMTALSFLMGGKIAGALQRVIAELDESTSQVTSASGQIASTSQSLAQGASEQASSIEETSSSLEEFSAMTKQSAENSRVAASVMSQATQSVKKAAKSAGDMNSAMSEIKAASDQTSKIIKTIDEIAFQTNLLALNAAVEAARAGEAGKGFAVVAEEVRNLAMRSAEAAKNTSSLIEDTLHRVGDGVQVVSGLKTALEEVTESSSKVDSLINEIAGATNEQSQGIEQINAAVGQMNAVTQQTAASAEESASAAEELSGQSEMMKSSMNSLVRLVNG, encoded by the coding sequence ATGAAGATCGCGGCCATCACCTACTTCGAGCCGTGGGACTGGGTGATCGGCGCCGGCTCCTATACGGAAGACTTCAATGCGGCCGCGAATGAAGCCTCCGCCGCCCTCGCCGCCGTGCAGCGCTGGTCGCTGTGGGGAGGTCTTTTCATCCTACTGGTCATGACGGCCCTGTCCTTCCTCATGGGTGGGAAGATCGCCGGTGCGCTTCAGCGGGTGATTGCCGAACTTGACGAAAGCACGTCGCAAGTCACCTCCGCCTCCGGACAGATCGCCAGCACCAGCCAATCCCTCGCACAGGGCGCCAGCGAACAAGCGTCATCCATCGAAGAAACCAGCTCCAGTTTGGAAGAATTCTCGGCGATGACCAAGCAGAGTGCCGAAAACTCGCGCGTGGCGGCCTCGGTGATGAGTCAGGCGACGCAGTCCGTGAAAAAGGCCGCCAAGAGCGCCGGAGATATGAATAGCGCGATGAGCGAGATTAAGGCCGCATCGGATCAAACCTCGAAGATCATCAAGACCATTGATGAGATCGCCTTCCAAACCAATCTGCTCGCCCTCAATGCCGCCGTGGAAGCCGCTCGAGCGGGCGAAGCGGGGAAGGGATTTGCGGTGGTAGCCGAGGAAGTGCGAAATCTGGCGATGCGCAGCGCCGAGGCCGCCAAGAACACCAGCTCGCTTATTGAAGACACCCTGCACCGCGTGGGGGATGGTGTGCAAGTCGTCAGTGGCTTGAAAACGGCCCTTGAAGAGGTCACGGAATCCTCGTCCAAGGTGGACAGTCTCATCAACGAGATCGCCGGTGCCACCAACGAGCAATCGCAGGGGATCGAGCAGATCAATGCCGCCGTCGGTCAAATGAATGCCGTCACCCAGCAAACCGCCGCCAGCGCCGAAGAGAGCGCCAGCGCCGCCGAGGAACTGAGCGGTCAGTCGGAGATGATGAAGAGTTCGATGAACTCGCTCGTGAGACTCGTCAACGGCTGA
- a CDS encoding chemotaxis protein CheW, translating to MSTPSEASPTSRAGKYLTFVLANEEYGFEILKVREIIGMMNTTSVPGMPHYVKGVINLRGKVIPVIDLRSKFGMTETERTSETCIIVVDVQGQLMGVVVDRVSEVLDIHGQDIEDAPDVGSAVEQDFILGMAKIKGQVKILLDVDRVLSEQEYGALAAGMA from the coding sequence ATGAGCACACCCAGTGAGGCGAGTCCGACCTCCCGTGCCGGTAAGTATCTTACGTTCGTGCTGGCGAACGAGGAGTATGGTTTCGAGATCCTCAAGGTCCGCGAGATCATCGGAATGATGAACACAACCAGCGTACCGGGAATGCCGCACTACGTCAAAGGAGTCATTAATCTCCGCGGAAAAGTGATTCCCGTGATTGATTTGCGCAGCAAATTCGGCATGACCGAGACCGAACGGACTTCCGAAACCTGCATTATCGTCGTGGACGTTCAAGGTCAATTGATGGGAGTGGTCGTAGATCGAGTGTCCGAGGTGCTGGACATACACGGCCAGGACATCGAAGATGCGCCCGACGTCGGTTCGGCGGTGGAGCAAGATTTTATTCTCGGAATGGCCAAAATCAAGGGGCAAGTGAAAATCCTGCTCGACGTGGACAGAGTTCTGTCCGAACAGGAGTACGGTGCCCTCGCGGCGGGAATGGCCTGA
- a CDS encoding 4Fe-4S ferredoxin, which yields MSDNNLPRVDVVPNLCKACQRCVEACAPGVLVTNPERAFNELGYMWVVYTGEGCTGCGICFYICPEPGAITVYKREREKKAASAQTS from the coding sequence ATGTCCGACAACAACTTGCCCCGGGTAGACGTCGTGCCAAACTTGTGCAAGGCCTGCCAGCGGTGCGTCGAGGCTTGCGCACCGGGGGTGCTGGTCACCAACCCGGAACGGGCGTTCAACGAGCTGGGCTATATGTGGGTGGTCTATACGGGTGAAGGCTGCACCGGCTGCGGGATCTGTTTCTACATTTGCCCGGAACCCGGTGCGATCACCGTTTACAAACGCGAGCGGGAAAAGAAAGCGGCTTCGGCCCAGACATCGTAG
- a CDS encoding 2-oxoacid:acceptor oxidoreductase family protein — protein MATNVLKKSPTFYDHFERWRPTQNETTHYCPGCGHGNVHKLIAEALGDLGLADRGIFVSPVGCSVFAYYYFDTGNIQAAHGRAPAVGTGLKRVHPHSIVMTYQGDGDLASIGGLEILHAANRGENMTVFFINNAIYGMTGGQMAATTLIGQKTTTSPYGRTIENEGYPLRMSELLATLEAPVLVERCHLADAKGIMACRKAVRKAIQNQAEGKGFSFVEILSPCPTGWKMTSLEAEKFIKEKMMPVFPVQVFRDESATREGHFREPKNLSDQEMWEALDLGLFGETHPLDKEFLENFKTTHLKFAGFGGQGVLTAGVILAAAGMQENLHVSWIPSYGPEMRGGTANASVVLSKDPIGSPLVVDPDVLVAMNDPSLDSFENSVVKGGLIIVNSSIISRKVRRKDVVALYIPLTDIAAEHGITAAANMVLLGAYLEYSKLLPVDSIKEIIPIGIKRKQLVEANLRVVDAGVEWIRKSLSDGKHKVIVPPSRETESTPTVFPEVGK, from the coding sequence ATGGCTACCAACGTGCTGAAAAAATCCCCGACGTTCTACGATCACTTCGAGCGCTGGCGTCCGACGCAGAATGAAACCACGCATTACTGTCCCGGGTGCGGCCACGGCAACGTGCACAAGCTGATCGCCGAGGCGTTGGGCGACTTGGGACTCGCCGATCGCGGAATCTTCGTCTCGCCGGTCGGCTGCTCGGTGTTCGCTTACTATTATTTCGACACCGGAAACATTCAGGCGGCGCATGGTCGCGCTCCGGCGGTGGGAACCGGACTAAAGCGGGTTCACCCGCATTCCATTGTGATGACCTATCAGGGAGACGGCGATCTGGCCTCGATCGGCGGACTGGAGATTCTCCACGCCGCCAATCGCGGCGAGAACATGACCGTCTTTTTCATCAATAATGCAATCTACGGCATGACCGGCGGGCAGATGGCGGCCACGACGCTGATCGGGCAGAAGACGACGACCAGTCCCTACGGACGCACCATCGAGAACGAAGGCTATCCGTTGCGGATGAGCGAGCTTCTGGCCACACTGGAGGCGCCGGTGCTCGTCGAGCGCTGTCATCTGGCGGACGCGAAAGGCATCATGGCTTGTCGGAAGGCGGTGCGCAAGGCGATCCAAAACCAAGCCGAGGGCAAGGGATTCTCGTTTGTCGAGATTCTCTCGCCGTGTCCGACGGGCTGGAAGATGACCTCGCTGGAAGCCGAGAAGTTCATCAAAGAGAAGATGATGCCGGTCTTTCCGGTGCAGGTGTTCAGGGACGAGTCGGCTACCCGTGAAGGCCACTTCCGCGAGCCGAAGAATCTCTCCGATCAGGAAATGTGGGAAGCGCTCGATCTCGGGCTGTTCGGCGAGACCCATCCTTTGGACAAGGAATTCCTCGAAAATTTCAAGACCACGCACCTCAAGTTCGCAGGCTTCGGCGGCCAGGGCGTGCTGACGGCAGGAGTGATTCTGGCGGCGGCCGGCATGCAGGAGAACCTGCATGTGTCGTGGATTCCGTCCTACGGACCGGAAATGCGCGGTGGCACCGCCAATGCTTCGGTGGTGTTGTCCAAGGATCCCATCGGCTCGCCCTTGGTGGTGGATCCCGACGTGCTGGTGGCGATGAACGATCCTTCCCTCGACTCGTTCGAGAACAGCGTTGTGAAGGGCGGTCTGATTATTGTCAACTCCTCGATCATCTCGCGCAAGGTACGGCGTAAGGACGTGGTGGCGCTCTACATTCCACTGACCGACATCGCCGCCGAGCATGGCATCACGGCCGCGGCTAACATGGTGCTCTTGGGGGCCTATCTCGAATACAGCAAGCTCTTGCCGGTGGACTCGATCAAGGAAATCATTCCTATCGGAATCAAGCGCAAGCAGCTCGTCGAAGCCAACCTCCGCGTGGTGGATGCCGGTGTGGAATGGATCCGGAAGAGCCTCAGCGACGGCAAGCATAAAGTGATCGTTCCGCCGTCCCGAGAGACTGAATCCACCCCCACCGTTTTTCCCGAGGTGGGCAAGTAG
- the vorB gene encoding 3-methyl-2-oxobutanoate dehydrogenase subunit VorB, translating to MQKELIKGNEAVVKGAILAGCSAYFGYPITPASEIAHAAARYMPLTGGTFIQAESEVAAINMVYGAAAGGARSMTASSGPGISLKQEGISYIAAAELPCVIVDIMRAGPGLGNIWPEQGDYHQVVWGGGHGNYKTAVFAPNCAQEMCDLTILAFDIADKYRNPAVVLADGYVGQMMEPVIFPRQRYQVPRRDWALYADKESRTNLVSSIHMSAGGLEGHNRHLQEKYAKMEAEEVRFQEVKCEDADLVLIGYGIVSRMLYSTTEILRKEGKKVGLLRPISLFPFPGKRLMELAEAGKEFLVVELSNGQMLKDVQLATRQKTPIHFYNRMGGAVTSVDELVGVTRQYLK from the coding sequence ATGCAGAAAGAACTGATTAAAGGCAACGAGGCGGTGGTGAAGGGGGCGATATTGGCCGGCTGCTCGGCGTATTTCGGCTATCCCATCACTCCCGCATCCGAGATCGCCCACGCCGCCGCGCGGTACATGCCGCTGACGGGCGGAACGTTCATTCAGGCCGAGTCCGAAGTGGCCGCCATCAACATGGTGTACGGAGCGGCGGCGGGCGGCGCCCGCTCGATGACCGCGTCTTCGGGTCCCGGAATCTCGCTGAAACAGGAAGGCATTTCCTACATCGCCGCGGCCGAGCTGCCCTGCGTGATCGTGGACATTATGCGGGCCGGACCGGGTCTCGGCAACATCTGGCCGGAGCAGGGGGACTATCATCAAGTCGTGTGGGGCGGCGGTCACGGCAATTACAAGACCGCGGTGTTCGCCCCCAATTGCGCACAGGAAATGTGCGATCTCACCATCCTGGCTTTCGATATCGCCGACAAATACCGCAATCCGGCGGTGGTGCTGGCCGACGGTTACGTAGGCCAGATGATGGAACCGGTGATCTTCCCCCGCCAGCGCTATCAAGTACCCCGCCGTGACTGGGCGCTCTACGCCGACAAGGAATCGAGAACGAATCTGGTCAGCTCGATCCATATGAGCGCCGGTGGTCTCGAAGGGCACAATCGCCACCTGCAAGAGAAGTATGCCAAGATGGAAGCCGAAGAGGTGCGCTTTCAGGAAGTTAAGTGTGAGGATGCGGACTTGGTGCTGATTGGCTACGGGATCGTTTCGCGGATGCTCTACTCGACCACCGAAATCCTCCGCAAGGAAGGGAAAAAGGTGGGGCTTTTGCGGCCGATTAGTCTGTTTCCGTTCCCCGGAAAGCGACTGATGGAACTGGCGGAGGCGGGGAAAGAGTTCCTGGTGGTCGAGCTTTCCAACGGGCAGATGCTGAAAGACGTTCAGCTTGCCACGCGACAGAAGACGCCGATCCATTTCTACAATCGCATGGGCGGAGCGGTGACCTCGGTGGACGAACTGGTGGGCGTTACGCGCCAATACTTGAAGTAG